The following proteins are co-located in the Athene noctua chromosome 16, bAthNoc1.hap1.1, whole genome shotgun sequence genome:
- the NELFCD gene encoding negative elongation factor C/D isoform X2: MEDADYFEGGAAEWGNEADGGTQDDEDGEGEDDAEVQQECLKKFSTPDYIMEPSIFNTLKRYFQAGGSPENVIQLLSENYTAVAQTVNLLAEWLIQTGVEPVQVQETVENHLKSLLIKHFDPRKADSIFTEEGETPAWLEQMIAHTTWRDLFYKLAEAHPDCLMLNFTVKLISDAGYQGEITSVSTACQQLEVFSRVLRTSLATILDGGEENLEKNLPEFAKMVCHGEHTYLFAQSMMSILAQEEQGGSAVRRIAQEVQRYAHEKGHDASQITLALGTAASYPRACQALGAMLSKGALNPADITVLFKMFTSMDPPPVELIRVPAFLDLFMQSLFKPGAKINQDHKHKYIHILAYAASVVEMWKKNKRVSINKDELKSTSKAIETVHNLCCNENKGASELVAELSTLYQCIRFPVVAMGVLKWVDWTVSEPRYFQLQTDHTPVHLALLDEISTCHQLLHPQVLQLLVKLFETEHSQLDVMEQLELKKTLLDRMVHLLSRGYVLPVVSYIRKCLEKLDTDISLIRYFVTEVLDVIAPPYTSDFVHLFLPILENESIAGTIKTEGEHDPVTEFIAHCKSNFIMMN, encoded by the exons ATGGAGGACGCGGATTACTTCGAAGGCGGCGCGGCGGAGTGGGGGAACGAGGCGGACGGAGGGACG CAAGACGATGaggatggggagggagaagaTGATGCCGAAGTCCAGCAGGAATGCCTGAAGAAATTTTCAACCCCTGACTATATAATGGAGCCGTCTATATTTAACACGCTAAAGAG ATATTTCCAAGCAGGAGGTTCTCCAGAGAATGTTATCCAGCTCCTCTCTGAAAACTACACTGCAGTGGCACAGACTGTAAATTTGCTAGCAGAGTGGCTCATTCAAACAG GTGTTGAGCCAGTGCAAGTTCAGGAGACTGTAGAAAACCATTTAAAGAGCTTACTTATCAAGCATTTTGACCCTCGGAAAGCAGATTCCATCTTTACAGAGGAAGGAGAG ACTCCAGCCTGGCTTGAGCAAATGATAGCACATACTACATGGAGAGATCTCTTTTACAAGTTGGCAGAAGCCCATCCCGACTGTTTAATGCTTAATTTTACTGTGAAG ctTATATCTGATGCTGGATATCAAGGGGAAATAACCAGTGTTTCAACAGCATGTCAGCAACTAGAAGTATTTTCCAGAGTTCTGCGTACATCTCTGGCAACCATTTTGGATGGAGGAGaagaaaaccttgaaaaaaacctccctgAGTTTGCT AAGATGGTGTGCCACGGAGAACACACTTACCTTTTTGCTCAATCTATGATGTCCATATTAGCTCAAGAAGAGCAAGGAGGGTCAGCTGTCCGACGGATTGCTCAGGAGGTTCAGCGATATGCTCATGAGAA GGGCCACGATGCTAGTCAGATCACTTTAGCATTGGGTACTGCAGCCTCCTATCCTCGAGCGTGTCAAGCTCTTGGTGCGATGTTGTCCAAAGGAGCTCTGAATCCAGCAGATATCACTGTCCTGTTCAAAATGTTTACAAGCATGGACCCACCTCCAGTAGAACTG ATTCGAGTACCTGCCTTTCTGGACCTCTTCATGCAGTCGTTGTTTAAGCCAGGTGCTAAGATCAACCAGGACCACAAACATAAATACATTCACATACTGGCATACGCAGCCAGTGTAGTAGAGATGTGGAAAAAG AACAAGAGAGTCAGCATAAACAAGGATGAACTCAAGTCAACTTCAAAAGCCATTGAAACTGTTCACAATCTGTGTTGCAATGAGAACAAAGGAGCATCGGAGTTGGTTGCAGAACTGAGCACGCTCTATCAGTGCATCAG GTTCCCAGTGGTGGCAATGGGCGTATTAAAGTGGGTGGATTGGACAGTGTCCGAACCACGATACTTCCAGCTGCAGACTGATCACACTCCAGTTCATCTGGCGTTATTGGATGAG ATCAGTACATGCCATCAGCTGCTTCATCCCCAAGTTCTACAACTTCTTGTCAAGCTCTTTGAAACAGAACATTCGCAGCTTGATGTGATGGAGCAG CTGGAATTGAAGAAGACTCTCTTGGATAGAATGGTGCACTTACTCAGTCGAGGATATGTCCTGCCTGTCGTCAGCTATATCCGCAAATGCCTGGAGAAGCTAGATACAGATATCTCTCTCATCAGATACTTTGTTACAGAG GTGCTTGATGTGATTGCTCCTCCATATACCTCAGACTTTGTACACCTTTTTCTTCCAATCTTGGAGAATGAAAGTATTGCAGGTACTATTAAAACAGAAGGTGAACATGATCCTGTCACTGAATTTATAG ctcaTTGCAAATCTAACTTCATTATGATGAACTAA
- the NELFCD gene encoding negative elongation factor C/D isoform X1 yields the protein MEDADYFEGGAAEWGNEADGGTQDDEDGEGEDDAEVQQECLKKFSTPDYIMEPSIFNTLKRYFQAGGSPENVIQLLSENYTAVAQTVNLLAEWLIQTGVEPVQVQETVENHLKSLLIKHFDPRKADSIFTEEGETPAWLEQMIAHTTWRDLFYKLAEAHPDCLMLNFTVKLISDAGYQGEITSVSTACQQLEVFSRVLRTSLATILDGGEENLEKNLPEFAKMVCHGEHTYLFAQSMMSILAQEEQGGSAVRRIAQEVQRYAHEKGHDASQITLALGTAASYPRACQALGAMLSKGALNPADITVLFKMFTSMDPPPVELIRVPAFLDLFMQSLFKPGAKINQDHKHKYIHILAYAASVVEMWKKNKRVSINKDELKSTSKAIETVHNLCCNENKGASELVAELSTLYQCIRFPVVAMGVLKWVDWTVSEPRYFQLQTDHTPVHLALLDEISTCHQLLHPQVLQLLVKLFETEHSQLDVMEQLELKKTLLDRMVHLLSRGYVLPVVSYIRKCLEKLDTDISLIRYFVTEVLDVIAPPYTSDFVHLFLPILENESIAGTIKTEGEHDPVTEFIGESHLFLTLLLPFVFVTT from the exons ATGGAGGACGCGGATTACTTCGAAGGCGGCGCGGCGGAGTGGGGGAACGAGGCGGACGGAGGGACG CAAGACGATGaggatggggagggagaagaTGATGCCGAAGTCCAGCAGGAATGCCTGAAGAAATTTTCAACCCCTGACTATATAATGGAGCCGTCTATATTTAACACGCTAAAGAG ATATTTCCAAGCAGGAGGTTCTCCAGAGAATGTTATCCAGCTCCTCTCTGAAAACTACACTGCAGTGGCACAGACTGTAAATTTGCTAGCAGAGTGGCTCATTCAAACAG GTGTTGAGCCAGTGCAAGTTCAGGAGACTGTAGAAAACCATTTAAAGAGCTTACTTATCAAGCATTTTGACCCTCGGAAAGCAGATTCCATCTTTACAGAGGAAGGAGAG ACTCCAGCCTGGCTTGAGCAAATGATAGCACATACTACATGGAGAGATCTCTTTTACAAGTTGGCAGAAGCCCATCCCGACTGTTTAATGCTTAATTTTACTGTGAAG ctTATATCTGATGCTGGATATCAAGGGGAAATAACCAGTGTTTCAACAGCATGTCAGCAACTAGAAGTATTTTCCAGAGTTCTGCGTACATCTCTGGCAACCATTTTGGATGGAGGAGaagaaaaccttgaaaaaaacctccctgAGTTTGCT AAGATGGTGTGCCACGGAGAACACACTTACCTTTTTGCTCAATCTATGATGTCCATATTAGCTCAAGAAGAGCAAGGAGGGTCAGCTGTCCGACGGATTGCTCAGGAGGTTCAGCGATATGCTCATGAGAA GGGCCACGATGCTAGTCAGATCACTTTAGCATTGGGTACTGCAGCCTCCTATCCTCGAGCGTGTCAAGCTCTTGGTGCGATGTTGTCCAAAGGAGCTCTGAATCCAGCAGATATCACTGTCCTGTTCAAAATGTTTACAAGCATGGACCCACCTCCAGTAGAACTG ATTCGAGTACCTGCCTTTCTGGACCTCTTCATGCAGTCGTTGTTTAAGCCAGGTGCTAAGATCAACCAGGACCACAAACATAAATACATTCACATACTGGCATACGCAGCCAGTGTAGTAGAGATGTGGAAAAAG AACAAGAGAGTCAGCATAAACAAGGATGAACTCAAGTCAACTTCAAAAGCCATTGAAACTGTTCACAATCTGTGTTGCAATGAGAACAAAGGAGCATCGGAGTTGGTTGCAGAACTGAGCACGCTCTATCAGTGCATCAG GTTCCCAGTGGTGGCAATGGGCGTATTAAAGTGGGTGGATTGGACAGTGTCCGAACCACGATACTTCCAGCTGCAGACTGATCACACTCCAGTTCATCTGGCGTTATTGGATGAG ATCAGTACATGCCATCAGCTGCTTCATCCCCAAGTTCTACAACTTCTTGTCAAGCTCTTTGAAACAGAACATTCGCAGCTTGATGTGATGGAGCAG CTGGAATTGAAGAAGACTCTCTTGGATAGAATGGTGCACTTACTCAGTCGAGGATATGTCCTGCCTGTCGTCAGCTATATCCGCAAATGCCTGGAGAAGCTAGATACAGATATCTCTCTCATCAGATACTTTGTTACAGAG GTGCTTGATGTGATTGCTCCTCCATATACCTCAGACTTTGTACACCTTTTTCTTCCAATCTTGGAGAATGAAAGTATTGCAGGTACTATTAAAACAGAAGGTGAACATGATCCTGTCACTGAATTTATAGGTGAGTCACATTTATTCCTTACACTCCTGCTTCCATTTGTATTTGTTACAACTTGA